The Fodinibius sp. Rm-B-1B1-1 genome segment CCTTAAATCCTTCTTTACCTGCTGATGACCACGATAATGCATTCCCATCAGCATCAGTCACTGTTACCAAGACATTATTAAAGGTTGCCTTGATAAAAGCCATTCCATTAGGATCTGAAAGCTGCTTTCTTCGTTTCTTTTTTGCAGATTTTCGTTGTCGCTTTGCCATTTAATTATCTCGTTTAATTATTTTCGAGGAGCTGTTTTCTTACCTGCAACGGTACGACGTTTACCTTTTCGGGTACGTGCATTTGTTTGAGTTCGCTGTCCTCTTACTGGCAATCCTTTACGATGCCGATTACCTCTGTAAGAGCCGATCTCAATTAACCGTCGTATATTAGCATTTACTTCACTACGTAATGCTCCTTCAACTTTGTACTCATTGTCAATCTTTTGACGGAGCTTTGAAACCTCTTCATCAGTCCAATCCATAACTTTGGTACTCCGATCAATTTCAAGCTCATCAAGAATATCTTGAGCTGTAGACCGGCCAATACCATAGATATAGGTTAGACCAATTTCACCGCGCTTATTTTTTGGTAAGTCTATTCCAGCAATTCTAGCCATAAAACAATCTCAGTTAATTATCCTTGTCGTTGTTTGTGACGAGGATTCTTTTTATTAATTACATATACACGACCATTTCGTCGTACGATCTTGTCGTCTGAACTTCGTTTTTTTACTGAAGATCGAGTCTTCATAATACTAAACTCTTTTAATTAGAATTTATTTGTAACGATACGTAATACGTCCCTTCGTTAAATCGTAAGGAGACATTTCCACAGCGACTCGGTCGCCGGGAAGAATCTTAATATAGTACATTCTCATTTTACCTGATACGTGGGCCAAAATTTCATGCCCATTATCAAGCTCTACACGAAATTGTGCATTTGGTAATGCCTCTATAATTTCGCCATCCTGCTTAATTGGCTCTTCTTTAGCCATTGTTAAATATCTGCGTTTATTCGACTTTTCGTGATCTCTCGAATATAATCAAAAGTACTTAGAATTTCAGCCTTTCCTTCGCGAACAACAATATCGTGCTCATAATGGGCAGATACTTGTTTATCCGCTGTTACGACGGTCCAGCCGTCATCTAATGTTTCCACCTGCCAAGAGCCAAAAGCAATCATTGGTTCGATGGCCAGTGTCATACCGGTTCGGAGACGCTCCCCTCTGCCGGCTTTACCAAAATTTGGTACTGAAGGATCTTCATGGAGTGATTTACCAAGTCCATGTCCAACTAAGTCTCGGACAACTCCAAATCCTTCATCTTCACAATGTGACTGAACAGCTTCAGAAATATCTCCAATTCTGTTTCCGTGTACAGCCTTTTCAATTCCTTTATAAAGTGATTCTAACGTAGCACGCAATAAACGAATTTTTTCGTCTTCACATTCCCCAACAGCAAATGTATATGCGTGATCACCAAAATATCCATTCTTTTCAACCCCACAGTCAATCGAGACAATATCACCTTCTTTCAATTCTCGTTTATCACTGGGGATTCCGTGTACAACCTCTTCATTTATAGAGATACAAAGCGTACCCGGAAATTCATTTCCTTTTGGACCATATCCTTTAAAAGCAGGACGTCCATCATTCTTTTTAATAAAATCCTCCGCGATTCTGTCTAACTTTGCTGTGGTTACACCAGGTTCAATATGTTTGGCAACTTCAGCAAGCGTATGAGAAACGATCTGCGCACTTTCGCGCATTTTCTCAATTTCAGATTCGCTCTT includes the following:
- the rpsM gene encoding 30S ribosomal protein S13, which translates into the protein MARIAGIDLPKNKRGEIGLTYIYGIGRSTAQDILDELEIDRSTKVMDWTDEEVSKLRQKIDNEYKVEGALRSEVNANIRRLIEIGSYRGNRHRKGLPVRGQRTQTNARTRKGKRRTVAGKKTAPRK
- the rpmJ gene encoding 50S ribosomal protein L36, translated to MKTRSSVKKRSSDDKIVRRNGRVYVINKKNPRHKQRQG
- the infA gene encoding translation initiation factor IF-1, whose amino-acid sequence is MAKEEPIKQDGEIIEALPNAQFRVELDNGHEILAHVSGKMRMYYIKILPGDRVAVEMSPYDLTKGRITYRYK
- the map gene encoding type I methionyl aminopeptidase; translated protein: MIFLKSESEIEKMRESAQIVSHTLAEVAKHIEPGVTTAKLDRIAEDFIKKNDGRPAFKGYGPKGNEFPGTLCISINEEVVHGIPSDKRELKEGDIVSIDCGVEKNGYFGDHAYTFAVGECEDEKIRLLRATLESLYKGIEKAVHGNRIGDISEAVQSHCEDEGFGVVRDLVGHGLGKSLHEDPSVPNFGKAGRGERLRTGMTLAIEPMIAFGSWQVETLDDGWTVVTADKQVSAHYEHDIVVREGKAEILSTFDYIREITKSRINADI